The Anolis sagrei isolate rAnoSag1 chromosome Y, rAnoSag1.mat, whole genome shotgun sequence genome contains a region encoding:
- the LOC137095374 gene encoding 3-phosphoinositide-dependent protein kinase 1-like — MASTGSPLYDAVPIQSSVVLCSCPSPSMVRSQAEPSLPPITASACGGRLELSMENALPQAPAPQPQRKKRPEDFKFGKILGEGSFSTVVLARDLASYREYAIKILEKRHIIKENKVPYVTRERDIMSRLDHPFFVKLYFTFQDDEKLYFGLSYAKNGELLKYIRKIGSFDEMCTRFYAAEIVAALEYLHGKGIIHRDLKPENILLNGEMHIQITDFGTAKVLSADSRQARANSFVGTAQYVSPELLTEKSACKSSDLWALGCIVYQLVAGLPPFRAGNEYLIFQKIIKLEYDFPEKFFPKAKDLVEKLLVLDPTKRLGCEEMQGYGPLKGHPFFDSVIWEDLHHQTPPKLTAYLPAMSEDDEDCYGNYDNLLSQFGCMQVSRSASSQSLSSPETSLPPQTLGNNIEHYIHDLDSNSFELDLQFSDEEKRLLLAKQAGGNPWHQFVENNLILKMGPVDKRKGLFARRRQLLLTEGPHLYYVDPVNKVLKGEIPWSLELRPEAKNFKTFFVHTPNRTYYLMDPSGNAHKWCKKIQEVWRHRYHPNTEK, encoded by the exons TATGATGCTGTTCCCATACAGTCCAGCGTGGTGTTATGTTCCTGCCCGTCTCCATCCATGGTGAGGAGCCAAGCCGAGCCCAGCCTCCCACCCATCACTGCCTCTGCTTGTGGTGGCCGGCTAGAGCTGAGCATGGAGAACGCCTTGCCACAGGCCCCTGCCCCTCAGCCACAGCGGAAGAAGCGCCCTGAGGACTTCAAATTTGGGAAGATCCTGGGCGAAGGCTCCTTCTCAACT GTGGTCTTGGCCAGAGACTTGGCTTCCTACAGAGAATATGCCA TCAAAATTCTGGAAAAACGTCACATTATCAAAGAGAACAAAGTTCCCTATGTGACCCGGGAGAGAGACATCATGTCCCGTCTGGACCACCCTTTCTTTGTCAAACTTTACTTCACATTTCAGGACGATGAAAAGCTCT ATTTTGGTCTCAGTTATGCCAAAAATGGGGAGCTTCTCAAATACATCCGCAAGATTGGCTCGTTTGATGAGATGTGTACAAGGTTTTACGCTGCCGAAATTGTGGCTGCTCTGGAGTACCTTCATGGAAAGGGAATTATTCACAG GGATCTAAAGCCGGAGAACATTCTTTTGAATGGAGAAATGCACATTCAGATCACAGACTTTGGGACAGCAAAAGTATTATCTGCAGACAGTAGACAAG CCCGGGCGAACTCCTTTGTTGGGACGGCGCAGTATGTCTCACCGGAACTCCTCACAGAGAAGTCAGCTTGCAAAAG CTCCGACCTGTGGGCACTTGGCTGTATCGTCTATCAGCTTGTGGCAGGACTGCCACCCTTCAGAGCTGG AAATGAATATCTCATATTTCAAAAGATAATCAAGTTGGAATATGACTTCCCAGAGAAGTTCTTTCCTAAAGCAAAAGACCTCGTAGAAAAGCTTTTG GTCCTAGATCCTACCAAGCGATTAGGCTGTGAGGAAATGCAGGGCTACGGACCCCTCAAGGGCCATCCTTTCTTTGACTCCGTGATTTGGGAGGATCTTCATCACCAGACACCACCCAAACTGACTGCCTACTTGCCTGCCATGTCAGAAGACGATGAGGATTGCTATGGCAAC TACGACAACCTGCTGAGTCAGTTTGGCTGCATGCAAGTCTCCCGCTCAGCCTCATCCCAGTCGCTGTCTTCCCCGGAGACGTCCCTGCCCCCACAGACCTTGGGCAACAACATCGAGCACTACATCCATGACCTTGATAGCAACTCCTTTGAGCTGGACCTCCAGTTCTCTGACGAGGAGAAGAGGTTGCTGCTGGCAAAGCAGGCAGGTGGAAATCCCTG GCACCAGTTCGTAGAAAACAACCTAATACTGAAGATGGGTCCAGTAGACAAGAGGAAG GGCCTCTTTGCTCGTCGGCGCCAGCTGCTGCTCACCGAAGGGCCCCATTTGTACTACGTGGACCCTGTCAACAAGGTCCTCAAAGGGGAGATCCCCTGGTCCCTGGAGCTCCGGCCGGAAGCCAAGAACTTCAAGACCTTTTTTGTCCACACA CCGAACCGGACGTACTACCTGATGGATCCCAGCGGGAATGCTCACAAATGGTGCAAAAAGATACAGGAGGTTTGGCGACACAGATACCACCCGAACACTGAGAAGTGA